The following nucleotide sequence is from Apium graveolens cultivar Ventura chromosome 4, ASM990537v1, whole genome shotgun sequence.
ACAACCTTCATCCTCTGAACTTTTCTATTCTTTCTTTGCTAaatctccaagtcatgagttttcagcatcctatacacttcatccagagtaaGTGAATCAAGATCATATTAATGCCTGATTTTTTAGACTTGAGTATCCCAATATTCTGGAAGagctctcaaaaacttggtgtttaagtcttctctttcatattcttttccaaccaatgatagatcattcaacagtgtcagaaatctatcatagatATCTATAATTGACTCATCAGTCTTGGCATCAGattgctcatattcttgcacaaGAACAACTCTTCTATTCTTTTTAATTGCCATTGTACATTGACAATGTGTCTCCAAGGCATCTCATATCTCATTTGTTGTCTTGCATGCAAACACTCTGTTTGACATAACATTGTCCAAACTATTGTGCGGAATATTCCTGACTTTTGCATCCTTCAGCATTGAAGCCTTTTCCTGATATGACCACTTTGATCTTTCTTTCCTGACATAGTGTTCAGAAGCATCTGCGGTCATAACCACAGTTTTCATAGGATATGGAGGTCTTGTTTTGATGGTATCAACATATTTATCATCAATGGATTCTAGaaacatcaacatctttactctccatgtagagtaatcaCCTTTCTTTAAGATGGTAATTTTCAagctttcatacttacttccaaACATCTTGATATTTacaaattaacagttaatttgaccgctctgataccacttattgcctagtaaagtaattatttaaggggggttggatataattactaaacaaatcgatgtattatgaaagtaaagtaaaaACAGATAAATCAAATAACaatttatattgatctttaataaactgttacaaaactttctcaagaataatattcttaagagcttctaggttgTGTGAATACTCGAGTTAAGCACTTACCACATTGTGATAActtattatgtgtttatataagaCACAGCTACAATCAGTTACCATCAATCACAAGATATGTTATAGTATAATTTTATAACTTTCTATGCAtatcaactacgatcctataaatcagcaccttctgatttatctcacAATTCTGACTTGTCATCCAGGTCATTCTCAATGGATAACCTGATCAACGGATATATACTTTAGCTTCAACGGATATACATATGTagatatcaacggatgactaaaTAGGTTGTCAACGGATGATAATGAAGCTTTCAATGGATAATCATATTCTAACAGTTGATCATATCCCGATTCCTCTGTCAGATCATGATCCCTTGATAAATCCCGATTCCTTGATATATCTCGATTCCTGACATAGACAGTTCCTAACATATTTGGAAGACCCAAGCCACCTCTTCTTCCAGCCATTCTAGCTTGTGAATTACCTCTATAGAATTTGTTAATGGTCTCAGAAGAATCTCTCTTTGGTGCTGGTGTCTTACTTCCCCACAGTAACTTTTTCTTCTCTTCAAAGGTCAATTATGGATTATCATCTTTTAAGCCATCTTCATCAGAGTTTGAGTGCCGTTCAGGAATAGTATAATCAGCTTTTATGCCTTGAGCAGTACTATCATCAATATAAGTAGTATCAGAGGTCGTGACTGGTTGGATTTCTGTTTCCTTAACTTAAGCAATGACATAGGTTAATCTTGTAACTTCATCAGCTTTTACTAGAATGTCTTCGATATGAGCTTTGTCAGGGGTTCAGATGTCACAATCGGAGGTTGAGTCTTCCAGTGCAAGATTTGATGTTTTACCAACTTTTTCCTTCCCCTTATACCTCTTTTCAGCATTTAAAATAGCTTGAGACCTTAGAACATGTCTTTCAGCATTTGCAGTTTGGTTGACTTCTTTCAAATAACGGGtcccgttctacctgacggcccgataATCATAGCTTAAGCCCTTAGTagactcatcaaactggaacgtgACTTTGCCCGTTCCTTATTACTGTTTCACAGAAAATTCACATAAACCACAAAATTATATAACTTAATATTTTATACCCTCATAAATCCACATAGTCCACAATTATTTCTCAAAACTATAttatattcatataaatatatCGTGAAAATCTCAGTCGTTACAAAAGTGGTATTGCTTCGGTAAATTATAACATGCGTTGCTTTTGGAAAATTCATGGAACTACACAAGGAACTACTCATTGTCTTACCATTTCATATGGAAAAAGAAAGATAGCGAAAATTATACAAGAGTAGAGGGATAATAGAGCTCTGATCCAAAGCTTTTTAGAAATATGCATGTAGGTATTGTACAGTCATGGCAGGTGTTGCCCAGTACTTTTCATTTGCTTTCAGGCAGGGGATTAAAGCTTGGTTCCTTATCACAATTTTATTGTAGCATCTCTATAAAATGAACTTAAGAAAAAATAATTTGTTTCTTTCAATTATGCATAAGGAATCATGTTGCCTTATTTGAGTAGATAATTGTGGTATAACTTAAATTGAATTAACTTCTTCTTTTTTTGCCAAGAAATTTGAATTAACTTCTGAATAAACATATATACCTATGTTTTTTAATAACATATACACTTTTCATTTCTTAATTCCTTCCTTATTATTAACTTAAATTATACCAAAAACCAAAAATTCAATAGATAAACTAGCTCTATAACATGTGCGAGGCACGGGCATACTCTAATCTTGACTATTATAAAAAATTTGTATATAAGCTTGTGAAATTGAATATATTTTTGATAAATGGAATATATGTCATGTTATGAGTGGTTATTTGCGCATGCGTACAATGACTTTCGTTGTGAGTATGAATTTATTCGGTTTGTGTACTTTATAACCCATGCGATATTTTATAACCATGTGAggcataaatattttttaaactcGCGTATTTTAATAACTTATGTACATGTTACATCAATGAAATATATGTAAATTTGTATTAGATAGACGTTCTTCCAATTTTGTATCAGACAACTATAGATGGTGTTTGTAAAAAAAGTTCTTgaaagtattttaaatttttgaatTCTACGATTGCCATCATTGAGCATGGATATTCATTATTTGACAATATCATGTTAATCGATTAAGAAAAAAATGAGTTTATTTTTACTAGTTACCTTCATTTCTTATGTTCGGTGTGCAATATCCATGATAGCGGCTAAGATCATGTTGATCGATTAAGAAGATATTAAGTTTATTTATATTGGCTTAATGCCTGAGGTTGGATACTCACGATATTGGATGTCTTAgctaattaaaattttattaaaatttttaagAAGTGGGTTCGTTTATTTCGAAACAAATGGTATATACATGCATCAAAGTATAAAATACAAATACTGTTTAAACACTactttaaaattatattttaaaggCATAATGACCGTACTTTAGATATAAATACATTTTTATTCTTTTTAACATATATGTATGTGCgtgcgtatatatatatataatgtatttgAATGTTAAATATGTGTAAATGAGTTTATACCATAGTTAATTTGACATAAGTATGTCTTGTGAATTTACTAATAATCTAAgttattaatatattaataatcGATAATAaagtaataatatatataaaattattacTCCCTCCATCCCAAAATACAAGTCCCTTTGACTTTTTACGCGTATTTTAAGGTGGATAAAAGTCATAGCTCCGCATActtttttctaaaatttcttttcttgaATTAAAATTGAGCTTTTAGCACTTTGCACCCCTTACGTTTGGGTTTTTTTCGTTTTGGTCTCATACTTTAATCTATTACACTTTGCACCTAATTGTTTAAAAGTTGTTACAGTTCGCACCTTTTTAACGGAGTTCCGTTAAAAAAGTTGAAAACTCGTTAAAAAATAAGTTTTTTCACTCGAGGGGTGCAAAGTTTCAAAATTCTTTTAAAACAccaatttaattatataaaattgtttcaatttttaaaaaaatgtgaAAGGTAAAATATTTCGGGTAAAAAagataattaattattattaaatatcatgctattacttattattttttaaatagaATGACCAAAAATCACGtgatattaaataaaaaaatatttattagaCCTAGTTTGCTCAATTAAATTAAACTTGATTAATCAAGCGTGAGCATACTGGCCTCAATGCAACCAACTTGCTTACTCACAAGACCATCACAGACTCAAATAAATTCCTAAATCTAAATAAACATCTAAAATCTATTCGATTCAGGACTGAGCTATTACAAACTCCCTACATAAACTTATAACGTTTTTTTTAGGCTGAATAGAGAGCCCATAAGTTCGGATCATTTTGTTTTAGTCACTATCGATAATATCAGCTAACTTTGTATCCCCACCTTTGAATCTCTGCCTATGGTAACATGGAGAATAAAGCTTTTAAAAGTCGCCTTTAATACCGTATGTAACAACCCAATCAAATCCCGAATCTTTTTCAAAATTCAGATAAAGTCTCATTTTCGAGTCCAAAATAAGTCGAAGACTATTGGTCTAGCATCCAACCTGAGTAATTCACAAGCCCACAATATCCCCGGTTAAGGGCCATGAGCccaatattaattattaaatttttaagTATTAATCCATCCAAATATACAACTGATAATATATAAGTCATATCCAAGCTACATCCATTAAAGAGTGGCCTTCAAGTaacttaaactcataagatataAGATTGTTACATTGTAAGGTTATAAAGCCCAATTAAAGATCGAGAATTGCTTACAAAATCTCCCAATTATAATATAAAACCTAGACTCTCAAAGTCTATATCAATAACATGACATGACCCTTCGTTGTGAAACCCTCAAATTCGGGTACTGATTTAGGGCTCACGACACATATATTAAAcaatataattaatataataattaacCCATAGACTCGTTCGAGTAACTCCCTTAAATAGTTAAGGGGTCTTTTCGGTTTGATTAATATTCCGAGAAAAAACTTTATTTCTTAAAAGGATTTAATCCTTTACCTCTCAATGACATATTGGAGGAAAAATCGAAATTATCGTGATTTTTATCCAAGGATCACTTAAGGTATGAAACAAGactacaactaccaaccagaaaTTTAAAATTACATAACCAACTTTATTATTATAACAAATTTGCATCAATCATATTTCATATTCGTACATTCTTTCATTTATATTCTATTTATAACTACTATTCGCAATTACCAATCAATcgataattcaattaataaatccATTTCACACATGCTTAATCAATTAATCATTTAAACATATAAAACCCTTTTTTCATCACATATATTCTACATACCCCACTTAAGCTCTTTTCTTAATCATAATATCAATTTCACTTTTCGTTTATTCGGTCTTTACGGGTCATGTCCTATTTGACGGCTCGACTGACGCTTCAACTcaattattaaccatatttcaTATCTTCAATTTTATATTGACTCGTCAAACTGGAagaatatatttttaaatatttattcgctaattcacatattttacatataatccacataatttatattttataattcaCGAAAATCTCAGTCGTTCATTCGTTCTCATAACTATATTTTTGACTCTCTATACACTAGAGATACGTCTGCATCTTATGAAGGCAGAGTTAAAATTCGAAACTCTCAAAACCTATGCGTTATTacgcaataattttttttatccaCAATAGAAGCAATTTTCGTTATCTCAATAATGTAAGGATGATAACTCAACAATAGCACGAGAGTTGCAACTATTGTTATAATCCACGAAAATATGTTtaagaaaaaatatttattaattatttttttttaacaaGAGTCAGTCAGAGGCGGAcaatgaaaatatttttttattaattatttattttatccGAAGTTTGTTAccttttaaattttttaaaaatttaagttcatttatataaaaaaattcagaCTTTGCATTTTGCACCCCTTTAGGGGTGCAAAGTGAAAAAACTTGATTTTTAACGGTTTTCCAACCCTTTTAACGGAACTTCGTTAAAAGGGTACAAACTGCAACGACTTTTAAATCCGTTTAAAGGGTGCAAACTGCAACGACTTTTGAACTATTATGTGCAAATTGTAATAAATTAAAGTATGAGATcaaaatgaaaaaaataataaagcGTAAGGGGTGTAAAGTGCTAAAAGCTCATTAAGATTTAATATGTATACTTTTATTCaggaaaaaaattaaaaaataatttgtGAAGTTATCATTTTTATTCACCTAAAAATATGCGTAAAAATCAAATCGACTTGTATTTTGGGAGAAAGTAATAAtcaatgagatttaattaatacACGAGTTTTTTCAAcatttttcattttactttttCATCCATTGAATCCCTACATTCCATCGGTACCCGAGACCATTGGGCGAGGTCAACTATGGTCCCACTGAAATAGAGTCTCACTGGGCAGGCCCCACTCACCATCAGCCTAAACTAACTAAATATTACTCATCCGTTCAAATGATTATGATACGTTTACAATTTGCACGTATttcgatatttttataaaatatagtttcgtaatatttttttatttatctttttgaataaaagtttaaacataaaacttttatgtagaaaaaaaattaaaaaaatatcatGGAGTTATACTTTAAATTAGCATTGAAAAATGTGCCAAAAAGTGATGTAGATAATTTAATGGGACAGAGAAAGTAATAAATTATgataaaaaaaaagagaaaaaaatgttaaataatatttatttgtttttttatattttacCCATGAACACAAAATAAAAAGTTATATGTAGTCCGCAAGGATTGGCTGAGTTGATTAAAAAGACTATGTTTTTGGTAACAGGTTTGAATGCACGATAGCAGAATCAATGCATTGTTTAAAGTCAAATATATGAAACTAACTTGTTTAAAAGTCAAATGAACATTTATGAGGGGAGAGAGTAACAACAACAAAGGACAGACACCTCGTATTCATCATAAATATACCGAGAAAGTAAAAGTTAGGCTAACAAGAAAAAAAGAGGAGGAACATAGAAAAATGGAACTTGAAAGATTAAAGATGGCAGTGTTGTTAACAGTGATTATAGGGGGAATTCTGCATATACAAATTTCAGATGCACAGAAACAGAATAGGCATATAGTTGGTGACTCCGTTGACTGGACCATTCCACCGGATGATAATACCTACATCACTTGGGCTGCATCCCAAAAATTCGCGATTGGAGATACACTGGGTAACTTGAATATTTACATTAATATATCAATGATCCGTTACGTCTAAAAAGATGATTAATTCATTTTTGTTTTTGCAGTATTTAATTTTGAGTCGGAACTACACACAGTGGCAGAAGTGACAGAGGCGGCATATAACGAATGCAACTCACAAAATCCGATATCTGAATGGACCAAGGGTCCAGCCAGTGTTCCGCTCAAATCCTCGGGCAAACATTATTATCTATGTAGCGTACCAGGTCATTGTATGGCTGCCCAGAAATTGGCCATCAACGTCTAGTTCATCTTTTGTATTATTAAAAATAGTTTGTCATCCTCTAAAGTTTTTATGAATATTGAATAACAATTAAACCTTTGATATTTGGGAATATTTTGAATTTTGAGTCTTATCTTACCAATCTGTGCAAGTGCAAATAGCCGACTGCGTTTCACTTAATTACGCTCTTTCTAATGTGTGTTCAATTAAATTAACAAAATTTTCTAGAACAGTAAGTAGTCTCATCTTAATAAATTTAGGATCTCAATTAGTCAAATACGAAGAACTAGAAGATTTCACCTCTGTAATAGGGtgtttttttatttaatttttaaatatataattaaaatactTAGCCATAAATTCATccctaaatatatatatatataatgggTCTTACTCCATTGAGAATTTTTTTttgtgagatatgagatctaatctcaaCCATAAAAATTTAAATCTATTTTTAATCTAGACCATTCATTTTAAATCTCATCATTTTCTCCAACCATCATCTCTTTCATCTTCTTCCTTCTACTTACCACCCACCATCACCTCCAACAACCAGAAACCACCATTTCTGGCCACCACCACCACCGACGACTACCACCACCTCCAGCGACCACCAGAAAATCACCACCGGCAATCATAAAATCATCACCATCAAATCAAAAATCACCACCGAAAAATTAGAAATCACCGtcgaaaaataaaaaaatcaccGCAACCGACAACCGACAACCGATAAACAAAAAAATCACCTCCGGAATAAACAAATCACCACAATGGACCACTGCCTATACCCACCAGATCCACCAGCTCAATTTATCAACTCCGATCACCACCATTATAACAAAAATCACCATATTTAACTATAAACACCACAATCAAATCCACCATGTTATCATCACCACCAAAAACCATAAATCACTACCAGAAAATCATAAATCACCATATCAATCCACTATTTATATCCACCCGATCGGGCCACTAACTCTGTTTATCAACTCTGAGCGATGTCATCATATCAAAATTCATTAGATTTAAGTATGAATTACTAAATTAAAAACATAACCACCACAATAAAATCAACACAACTACATTCAGTTATCAATTCCGATAATAATACATTTTTGGTTACGAAGTCCTGCCATTACAAATCACCACCGTCTTAAGAAAATCACCGGatctaaatataaataaataaatactataTAATGAAAATCACCTCCGACAATATAAAGACACCATCATTACACACAACCGTCACAATTTG
It contains:
- the LOC141718633 gene encoding mavicyanin-like — encoded protein: MELERLKMAVLLTVIIGGILHIQISDAQKQNRHIVGDSVDWTIPPDDNTYITWAASQKFAIGDTLVFNFESELHTVAEVTEAAYNECNSQNPISEWTKGPASVPLKSSGKHYYLCSVPGHCMAAQKLAINV